From the genome of Terriglobales bacterium:
AAACAACGTGAACTCGGATCCCGGGGTGAGGACCAGGTTTGGCGTGGGTGGACTTAGCCGCTGTTCGAAGAGACTTGCGTCTGCTGCGAGAAAGCCAGCCAGGTTTTGCGCGCCACCAGTTGCCCCGCTGCCATCGACGCCGGTCAGGTCCTGTCCCAGAATGTCCCAAGCCTGGGCGAAAAAGACATTGGTCTGAAACTGTACGGCCTGACAGACTGGAGATCCTGCGTTGAGGGGATTCGTGGGAGGACAGTTTTCAGGGTTATTCAGTGCCATCAGGCAGGCTGTGGGGAGCGGGAATGAAGAGTTGAAGTTAACTCCCGCGCAGGCGGCAGGCATGGGGTTGGCCAGGGTTCCTTCCAACTGATTCAGTTGCCGCTGGGTGGCCTGGGCGTGGAAGCCATTGGCGCCAATGAACTGCGTGATCAGGTTCGGCTCACGCGAATCCCACATGATCGCGAATCCTCCCATGGTCGGCGAGCCGGTAGGAACAATATTGGTGTTGTTTTGCGCGGGTGACTTTCCTAAGCAAAAGCCTCCATTGTTACAAGGAGCGAAAGTGGGGCGTATCCGGCCCGGGGTGGAAGCCGGTGCAAGCCCAAGTGGCCCCATCGGATCGAGGAAGGCCAAGTTGGCGGCCGGCAACACCCGACGGTAAACCGATGCTTTGCCGGCCGGCAAGCCGTACTTGGGGTCGTTCTCACAGCCGGTCGGGTCGTAATTGACAAGGACTTTAGACCATTGCTGATTCGCCTTGGCCGGCAGGTCCACATTGATTCGGAAATTGGCTCTTGTGAGCAGCTGTGAGTGCGCGTAAGCAAACGCTGCCCCATTGCTGGAGTTGGCACCCGGAGAAGTCGGACAGTTCGCGGCATCGATGCGGCTGAACAGGGTGGCATTCGGACCAGCCAGAGCGTAGGTGGCTCGGACTGAGGCGGGGGTGAGCGCCCAGCCGTCCTGGGGCTGGTGACAAGTGAAACAGGTGCGGCCATTTGTGCCAAGCGAGGCAAAAAAACCGTTGTTCTTGGTTGTGGTCGCCCCATTTGGTTGATAGCTGGTGATGGTGCCGCTCGGGTTGGCGAACGACATGGACGTGGGAATCCTGCTCGGGGTTTGGCCACTGAGGATCTCCAGCAGCGTCTGCCATGCGGGCCAGTCCTGGGCGCTGATGGTTGAATTAACGCCTGAGCTGCCAACTTGCGCGTGAGCGGGTTCCGGGCGGGTAACCCTGAACGCCACCAGACACATGGCAACCAACAACAAAGCAATAGCAACTCTTCGAGGAGTGTGCTTCATATCGCCTCCTTGAGGGGGGACCTTCCAGTTCTGTGTTTCTTAGTAAAGCCCCATCTTTCCGGCCAGAGGTGAGGCGGGAAGATACCGTTTGGCGATAGAGTGCGCTGCAACTTCTGGCTTTGCAATTCTCCCGACTGCCTAGGCAGCGGGGCTAATCAACACCATTTACTGCTGGTGTGGGGCTTGGAGTCCTGCCTGAGACAGATTCTCCCGGTCCGGTTAGCGAAGATGAGTTCGTGAGGTAAGGTGAAGTTTGAGCAGGAATCAAGCTAAGCGCCGGATAGGAGAGAAACCAGCGTCTATCGCTGCGCAGCGGTCAGGCCATCAGTGGCTGTTTTTCTGGTTGTGGCTGTGATTATGTTCGTGGGCCTGGGTGTGCTGCGCCTCCGCCTGCTCACCGTGTGAAGCCGGCTCCGCGGGTTCGCTTAACGCCGCCGTCACTGAGGCAGGCAACTTGTCCGCGTTAGCCAACAGCAGCGCGATCTGCCACGCCTCGGTCGGCGAGAGGTGCTTATCGAATGCGGGCATGCCGGTGAGGCGAATGCCGTTGATGATCTTCCAGTAGGTCTCGCCGGGCGGGTCTCCGGTTAAGCGCTCATCCTGATGGAACACTTGCGGTGGCCTGGGGTATTCGCCCCTGGCGATGAAAGGAGCGGGTTTGTCGGGCACACCGTGGCACATGGCGCAATGCTCCATGTACTCGTGCGCGCCGGCAAGCAGGTTCTCTTCGGAAGGTTCAATAGGCGCTGTCTTTGGCGCTTCCTTCCGGGCGCGAGCGTCCAGGCTTCCACGCGCTAGTTTTTCTTCGAAGGGCCAGGGAGGCGACGAAGTCGCTACCGGCGCGAAGCCCTGGGCAAAGTAGATATAGAGGAACAGTGCGGTGCACGCCAGCGTCACGACCACACCCAATAAAAATCCTTTCACCCCATGCCTCCCATAACGGCCAAGATTAGACGCTGGCTACAGCCTCAGCGTCTGTCTGACTCTTCGCACACTCAGGAAGTATTCGAGTCGTCTTCAGGTTGGGGCACGGCGTCTGGACGATCGAGGAAGAAGGTTACAACTTCCTCGAATACTTGCGTGCCGACGTTCACGGCGCGGTGCACGCGATCGCCAGGCTCCGACCAATCCACTTCGCCCGCCGTGACCTTGCACGATAGAGTCTCGCTGCCATCGCGGAACTCGATGTTCAGCAGGTCTCCGCTCAGGACAACCGTCACGCGATGGAAGGGATCGCGATGCCAGGGTGTGGACTCGCCTGGAGCCAGCCTCTGTCGCCGCACCAGGTAATTCCCGCGGTGATGGAGTACCTGCTGATTGGGCGGTTGGGTCATAGTCGATCAGCAAGTCACGCTTTCCAGCCTGGGCATGAGTCTAGCAACGGATTGGCAACAGCGTTGGAGTGTTTGCAAATCCTGTTCGGAGAAATCCGGTCCCGCCGCAGCAGGACTTGTGCCCTTGCGCGAGATCTGAATCACGCCCCAGACGTCACCAAAGCTGTCAAGGATAGGAGCCGACATCAGCTTTTGAATTACCTGGGCGTCTGGATTTTCGTCAGCCGTACCGAGCTTCACCATCTCGAAGACGCTGCTGTGCTTAATATTTGCGAAGGTGTTGAAGAGTTCGGCTTTCTTGGACAGAGCAGTTTTTGCGGCTACGGCCGAGCTGGTGAGGGGAATCGAACCTGCGCTGCGCAGTTCAGCCGGAAACAAAAACCTTAGCAGCTTTCCTTGAAGCACCAGCAGCGCGACCTCGGTTTTGCGCAGCTGAAAGATATTCGCCAATTGCTGGCAGACGTCTTCCGCGCTGCATTTGGGATCGCTCGCCAGTGCGTCGAGAGAATCGATGGCATCAGTCCTGGGGCATAAAGTTCGATCATTGTTTCGCAGGGCGATGCTGAAATCAATGCAGGACAGGATACCCAGTTCAGGGCGCAGTTACCTTCAGACGTACCCTTTCGGATAGGACAGGCGGCTTGGTTCGCCACATATAATCCGCGCGGATACCAGGAAGCTGGGAGATTTTCAGACTTGGACAAGAGTAGCCAAAAGGCTCGAAGCGGGCCGTGGATCTACAATCCCTGGGTCGACGAGACGGTAGGCTGCGGCGGCTGGTCAGCGCCGTTGTTGCTGCTTACGTACGTGGCGTCGAGTTCACATGCTATCGCGTGGTCGATAGGGTTTTACGCGCTGGCTTTATTCTTCAATTATCCCCACTACATGGCGACGCTGTACCGGGCGTATCACACGCGGGAGGATTTCGCGAAGTACCGGATCTTCACCCTCCATATCACGTTGCTGATAGCTTCAACCCTGGTTCTGTTGCACGCGTTTCCGCGCCTGCTCCCGTGGGTGTTCACGCTGTACCTGACCTGGAGCCCATGGCATTACAGTGGCCAAAACTTTGGTCTGTTCATGATGTTTGCGCGGCGCGCGGGAGCGCAGCCTTCGTCCGGAGAACGCCGCGCATTGTACTGGGCTTTCGTAGCTTCTTACCTGTTCCTGTTCCTGGGATTTCACACCGGTCATTCGATTGATCCCCTGTTTGTTTCTCTCAATATTCCCGCTCCTGTGAGCCATTGGACGCAATTGCTGCTGGGCACCTGTTTCCTACTGCTGTCTGGCTTTGGCATGCAAGGCTTGAGCAAGAGGAGTGGATGGCGACCGCTGATACCGTCACTGACCCTGCTCTCGACGCAGTTTGCGTGGTTCCTGCTTCCGACCATTCTGTCGCTGGTCAAAGGGTGGCAGATCCCGCAAAGCCGCTACAGCACGGGTGTGCTGGCGTTGATGCATTCCGCGCAGTACCTGTGGATCACGAGTTACTACGCGCGGCGGGAGGCCAAGACCAACGAGAGCGGCAGCAAACCATCAGCCTGGCAACCGCTGCGTTACTTCGGGTTGATGATCGTCGGAGGAATTGCTCTGTTCATCCCCGGACCCTGGGTGGCGAGCTACTTCTTTCATGTTGATTTCGGCACCAGCGTCCTGATCTTCAGTGCCATCGTGAACCTTCACCATTTCATTCTCGACGGCGCGATATGGAAGCTGCGCGATGGGCGCATCGGCAGCCTGCTTCTCAATTCGCAGGAGCGCATCAAGGCTGGCGCCGAGGCTGCCAGTCTGGGCTTTGGCCGGGGTGCACGCTGGCTGGCAGGGGCCACGCTCCAGGCACGGGCTCTGCGAGTGAGCCTGGCACTAGTATTGGTGGCGTGGGCAGTATTGGATCAGGCACGCTACCTGGAAGCGGTTGGGGACAGAACTCTGGCTGGTTTACATCGGGCCGCAGCCATGAACTCCGCCGATGCGGCGCTGCAGATGCGCATCGCCAGCAAGGAACTGGAACTCGGAGACGGCAAGAGCGCAGTGGAGGCCTGGAAGCGCGCCATTGCCATCGCGCCAGCCAATCCTGCTCCCCGCAACGCACTGCTGCACTACCTGACGGAGGAGGGCCGATACCAGGAGGCTTACGAACTGACTGGGCAGTGGGCGGCAAAGAATCCCCGGGATTCGGACCTGCTAGTTAATCACGGCGTGCTGGCGAAGGAACTGGGTCACGCGGATGAGGCCTTTGCAAGCTGGCGGCGGGCGCTTTCGGCTAATCCTTCCCAGCTCGCAGCACACCTGTATCTAGCCGATGAATTGGAATCGCGGGGTCAAGCGCAAGAGGCAATTCCTCATTACGTGATCTACCTGGAGAAAATCGCCCAGCAGGGCGCGGAGCAACTCCCTCCGGCGGACAAGGTAGCGCCAATCCTCTTCCGTCTGGCCAAGTGTCAGCAACTGGCCGGCCGCGAGGAGCAGGCGGCCAAGTCATATGAGTTAGCGGCAACGATTGCAGGACGCAGCGGGCAAGCCAGGCTACAGAGTGTGGCCCTTGCCGGTGAAGCTGATCTGCGAGCGAGGCAGGGGAAAGCCGAGCAGGCACTTCATTTGTATCAGCAAACGCTCAAGCTGGATGCATCAGCGGGAGATCCCAAGGGCGAGGCGGTGGATTGGTACAACTACGCGCTGTTCCTGCGCGAGCACAACCGTCCGGCTCGCCTGGTTTACGCGTGTCTCATGAAATCGCGCAGTTTGCTTAAATCGCCTCAGGACTCCACAGAGCTTCAAATCGTGAACCGCGATATCAAAGAGCTTGCAAGAAGGATTCCGCGGGAAGCGCTTGAGACCGAGCGCGACCCGGAGGCGGCAATCCAACAGGCTCTCGCGGTAACGATGTAAAAGGCGCCTTTCTCTTTCGCAGTACTTGATTTTGCAGCCGGCACTCGCAACTCCGACGTCCATTTGGGGTTTCAACTTTCGACAGGCATTATGTTCACGGCTGTACAACTCGGAACAGCACCACGACGCATGTTCTTCACGCTGCTGGGATATGTCGAAGGGGCGGTTCTGGTGTATCTTGCGCGTGTTTTCTGGCCTCTTCCATTCAGCCGTGACTTCTTGCTCCTCAGTTCACGCGCGCTGGTCGCTGGTTTACAACCTGTCCGAGTATTTGCCAAACCGCTTGCCGCGATGGTTCTGACTTTGATTTTGAGTCTTCAACTTCTGCTCTTAGCCCGTGTCAGCTGGTTCGGCCGCGCAGTTCTCTCGAGTCTGCCTGGGAGCGGCGATTCGTTACTGCTGAGCCGATAATCGTCCAGCTCCAACCGTAGTGTGGCAGGCAGGACGGCTAGTCGCCCCAGGATGCCGGTCCTTGTCCTCTTGTGACTTACATCACAAAGTCTGGTGAGGTGATTCGCGGGCTTGCTTTGGCGCCAAAATGCTACATTGGAAGGCAGTGGCTGCCCCCCAATCCAACTTCGTCAAAGCCTGTAAATGCCTGCCCACCGATTCCACTCCGGTGTGGTTCATGCGTCAGGCCGGGCGCTATATGGCGGAATACCGCGCAGTTCGCAAACGCCACTCCCTGATCGAAATCTGTAAGACGCCGGCGCTTGCGGCAGAGGTCACCATCACCGCCGCTGAAGCGTTAGGGGTTGATGCCAGCATCATCTTTGCTGATCTCCTGCTGCCGCTGGAAGTGATGGGCCTGGATTTCCATTTCGAGGCAGGCGAGGGACCGGTGATCGAGAAGCCAATTCGCGATGCCGAGGGTGTGAAAGCATTGCGCAGCGATCGCTCCAGCGAGCTGAGCTATGTGGCCGAGTCGGTGCGGCTGGTGGTCCGGCACTTCGGCGAGAAGTTGCCGGTGATCGGATTTTGTGGAGCCCCCTTCACCCTGGCCAGTTACATGATTGAAGGGGGCGGATCGCGTCATTACATCGAGACCAAGAAGCTTATGTACCGCGATCCCGAAGCCTGGGACGAGTTGATGGCTAAGCTGGTCACAGTTCTTGCCGAGTATGCTTCCGAGCAAGTGCGGCAGGGAGCCGATGCCGTCCAGGTCTTCGATAGCTGGGTGGGTTGCCTCGCGGTGGAGGACTATCGCCGCTACGTGCTTCCGCGCACCCGCGATCTGGTGCAGCGCTTGAAGAAAACGGGCGCACCGATCATCTATTTCGGGACCGACAGCGCGACCCTGCTGGCATCGATGCAGGAAACCGGAGCCGATGTGATTGGCCTTGACTGGCGCATCCCACTCGATGTGGGTTGGAAAACACTTAGTTTCCAAGGCGCCGTGCAGGGAAACCTCGACCCGGTAACCTTATTCGCCGATGTCAAGGAGCTGCGCACCCGGGCCCTGGATATCCTGGAGCGAGCCGCCGGACGTCCCGGTCACATCTTCAACCTGGGACACGGCATTCTCCCGGAAACCCCGGTGGAGAATGTCAAAGCTCTCGCGCAAATCGTGCACGAGCATTCGGCAAAAATGCTGAGGACGGAAGCGTGATGACGACGAATGGGTCGAACGCGAATTCCAAAACAGCCGTCCTGCTGCTGGCTCACGGCAGCCCCGATAGGGTGGAGGAGATCCCCGAATTTTTGCGCTACGTTACTGGAGGGCGGCCGGTGCCAGACGCGGTGGTGGCAGAGGTCCAGCATCGCTATGGACTGATTGGCCATTCGCCGCTGACGGAAATCACTTTGCGCCAAGCACAGGCGCTATCCGAACAGATTCAGCTCCCTGTTTATGTAGGTATGCGCAATTGGAATCCGTTTATCGCCGACACAGTTCGTCAAATGGCCGCGGACGGAATCGAACGGGCGGTAACGATTTGTCTGGCGCCGCAGAATTCCCGCACCAGCGTGGGGCTTTATCGGAGTGCTCTCCAGGGCCAGCTGGATACCATGCCATTCGAATGTGATTTTGTGGAAAGCTGGCACGATCACCCGCTGCTAATTCGGGCCTTCGCCGAGAAGCTCAAGGCAGGCTGGACACGAGGCTGCGAAGAAGCGGGCGAAGGTCTGCCGGTGATCTTCACCGCCCATAGCGTTCCGCAGAGAACTATCGCCGAAGGCGATCCCTATCAGCAACAGGCACACGACACGGCGGCGTTGGTGGCGATGGAATCTGGTTTCTTGAGGATGGAAGATTGGACCTTCGCATTTCAGAGCCAGGGAATGTCGGGCGGTCCCTGGCTGGGGCCAAGCGTAGAAGACACGATTGCGGATCTCCAAGGCAGAGGCCACAAGGGAATATTCGTGCAGCCTATCGGCTTTGTCTGTGACCACGTGGAAGTCCTCTACGACATCGATATCGGTTTTCGGAAGTTCGCCGCCGATCGTGACATGAAGCTGTGGCGGGCGGAGTCGCTGAACGATTCGCCACTCTTTATCGCGGCCCTGGTGGATGTGGCCCGTTCGCGGCTGGCAACGGGGGCACCGCCGCAGAAAATTGTTCAGATCAAAGTGTGAACCTGATGAAGAGAGTGGCTATCGTCGGGGGCGGAATTTCAGGGCTGGCAGCCGCCACTGTGCTGGAGCAGGCGCGAAAGGCCGGGAGCCCCGTCGAGTACACGATCTTTGAATCCAGTAATCGGCTGGGCGGGGTGATGGTTACCGAGGTCGTCGAAGACTGCGTTCTCGAGGCCGGGCCCGATTCGTTTCTGACTGAGAAGTCTTACGGCCTGGATTTCTGCCGGTCTCTGGGACTCGGCGATCAGCTTATCGGGTCGAACGATGCCGAGCGCAAAACCTACATCCTGGTTGAGGGACGACTGGTCGCGATCCCGGACGGTCTGATGTTCATGGTTCCGACACGGATCCTGCCCACGCTTACGACTCCTTTGTTTTCGCTTGGCACGAAGCTGCGCATGGGCATGGAACTGCTTCGCAAGCCGAACTCAACACCAGCTCAACAGGATGAGACGGTAGCCGAGCTGGTGGAACGGCATTTCGGAAAAGAGATGGTGGATAGGCTGGCTGATCCATTGCTGGCAGGCGTGTATGGCGGCGATGCCGCTTCTCTGAGTGCGGCTGCGGTGTTGCCTCGCTTCGTGGAGATGGAAAGGAAATATGGCAGCTTGAGCCGGGGAATGCTGGCCGCGCACCGAAGAATGGAAGAGATGGCGCACAAGAGTCCGTCTGCGCAGAATTCCAAGCCGCGTCCTCTGTTCAGCTCGCTAAAAAATGGAATGCAGCAGCTGGTGGATTCCGTCGAGGCAAGGCTTTCGCCGCAGGCATTGCGCACCCGTACGACGGTGAGCGAGATCGGGCAAGTTGGCGGGGGCTGGTTGGTGTCCATCAACGGGACCCGTCATCCGTTTGATGCAATCGTGCTGGCGCTGCCGGCCACTGCGGCGGGCATTCTGCTTAGCTCAGCCAGCCCCGCAGTTTCTGCCGAACTAAAGCAGATCGCCTATAGCTCGTCGGTTACGGTGACGCTCGGTTACGAGCGGCCGGCACTGCAGCAGCTTCCTCCTGGGTTTGGTTTTCTGGTGCCGCGGACGGAAGGCAAGCGGATGCTAGCCTGCACATTTGTGCACAACAAGTTTCCGCATCGGGCGCCGCCTGAGCGTGGAATAATTCGCTGCTTTTTGGGAGGCCTGCACGACGAAGGCATACTGGGGCTGAGCGACGCAGAAATCCTGAATATTGCGCGTCTCGAGCTGAAACAAGTTCTGGGACTCGCGGCCGAGCCCAGGTTCAGCCGCATTTATCGTTGGCAGAAGTCGATGGCCCAGTACGGGCCTGGGCACCTCGATCGCATTGCGCGGATCCAAAGAGAAGTCGATCAGATTCATGGTCTGGCGGTTGCGGGGAATGCCTATCAGGGAATCGGGGTACCGGATTGCATCGCCTCAGGTCTGAAAGCCGCGTCTTCGATACTCATTCAGCTCGGGCTTTCTGCCGCGAGCGCAACGACCGAGCCGGTACCGACGACAGTTCGCCGCTGAGTGCTGTTCAAATTGAACCTGCCAATCCGCAAGAAGTGCAAGCTTCTTGCCCCCTGGGTGCGTATAGGCAGGCTGTGGACAAAAGGAGCAGAGAGATGATCGCGCGAGTGTGGCATGGCTGGACCAAACCCGAAAACGCTAACGCTTATGAACACCTGCTGCGAAGCGAAATTCTTCCTGGAATCCACCGGGTGGCGGGATATCGCGGCGCCTATCTGTTGCGCAGCGACGGCAAGGGTGGTGACGAGGTCGCTTTCATCACTATCACCCTGTTCGA
Proteins encoded in this window:
- a CDS encoding cytochrome c, which codes for MKGFLLGVVVTLACTALFLYIYFAQGFAPVATSSPPWPFEEKLARGSLDARARKEAPKTAPIEPSEENLLAGAHEYMEHCAMCHGVPDKPAPFIARGEYPRPPQVFHQDERLTGDPPGETYWKIINGIRLTGMPAFDKHLSPTEAWQIALLLANADKLPASVTAALSEPAEPASHGEQAEAQHTQAHEHNHSHNQKNSH
- a CDS encoding GAF domain-containing protein; translation: MANIFQLRKTEVALLVLQGKLLRFLFPAELRSAGSIPLTSSAVAAKTALSKKAELFNTFANIKHSSVFEMVKLGTADENPDAQVIQKLMSAPILDSFGDVWGVIQISRKGTSPAAAGPDFSEQDLQTLQRCCQSVARLMPRLESVTC
- a CDS encoding tetratricopeptide repeat protein; the protein is MDKSSQKARSGPWIYNPWVDETVGCGGWSAPLLLLTYVASSSHAIAWSIGFYALALFFNYPHYMATLYRAYHTREDFAKYRIFTLHITLLIASTLVLLHAFPRLLPWVFTLYLTWSPWHYSGQNFGLFMMFARRAGAQPSSGERRALYWAFVASYLFLFLGFHTGHSIDPLFVSLNIPAPVSHWTQLLLGTCFLLLSGFGMQGLSKRSGWRPLIPSLTLLSTQFAWFLLPTILSLVKGWQIPQSRYSTGVLALMHSAQYLWITSYYARREAKTNESGSKPSAWQPLRYFGLMIVGGIALFIPGPWVASYFFHVDFGTSVLIFSAIVNLHHFILDGAIWKLRDGRIGSLLLNSQERIKAGAEAASLGFGRGARWLAGATLQARALRVSLALVLVAWAVLDQARYLEAVGDRTLAGLHRAAAMNSADAALQMRIASKELELGDGKSAVEAWKRAIAIAPANPAPRNALLHYLTEEGRYQEAYELTGQWAAKNPRDSDLLVNHGVLAKELGHADEAFASWRRALSANPSQLAAHLYLADELESRGQAQEAIPHYVIYLEKIAQQGAEQLPPADKVAPILFRLAKCQQLAGREEQAAKSYELAATIAGRSGQARLQSVALAGEADLRARQGKAEQALHLYQQTLKLDASAGDPKGEAVDWYNYALFLREHNRPARLVYACLMKSRSLLKSPQDSTELQIVNRDIKELARRIPREALETERDPEAAIQQALAVTM
- the hemE gene encoding uroporphyrinogen decarboxylase — its product is MAAPQSNFVKACKCLPTDSTPVWFMRQAGRYMAEYRAVRKRHSLIEICKTPALAAEVTITAAEALGVDASIIFADLLLPLEVMGLDFHFEAGEGPVIEKPIRDAEGVKALRSDRSSELSYVAESVRLVVRHFGEKLPVIGFCGAPFTLASYMIEGGGSRHYIETKKLMYRDPEAWDELMAKLVTVLAEYASEQVRQGADAVQVFDSWVGCLAVEDYRRYVLPRTRDLVQRLKKTGAPIIYFGTDSATLLASMQETGADVIGLDWRIPLDVGWKTLSFQGAVQGNLDPVTLFADVKELRTRALDILERAAGRPGHIFNLGHGILPETPVENVKALAQIVHEHSAKMLRTEA
- the hemH gene encoding ferrochelatase codes for the protein MTTNGSNANSKTAVLLLAHGSPDRVEEIPEFLRYVTGGRPVPDAVVAEVQHRYGLIGHSPLTEITLRQAQALSEQIQLPVYVGMRNWNPFIADTVRQMAADGIERAVTICLAPQNSRTSVGLYRSALQGQLDTMPFECDFVESWHDHPLLIRAFAEKLKAGWTRGCEEAGEGLPVIFTAHSVPQRTIAEGDPYQQQAHDTAALVAMESGFLRMEDWTFAFQSQGMSGGPWLGPSVEDTIADLQGRGHKGIFVQPIGFVCDHVEVLYDIDIGFRKFAADRDMKLWRAESLNDSPLFIAALVDVARSRLATGAPPQKIVQIKV
- the hemG gene encoding protoporphyrinogen oxidase; translated protein: MKRVAIVGGGISGLAAATVLEQARKAGSPVEYTIFESSNRLGGVMVTEVVEDCVLEAGPDSFLTEKSYGLDFCRSLGLGDQLIGSNDAERKTYILVEGRLVAIPDGLMFMVPTRILPTLTTPLFSLGTKLRMGMELLRKPNSTPAQQDETVAELVERHFGKEMVDRLADPLLAGVYGGDAASLSAAAVLPRFVEMERKYGSLSRGMLAAHRRMEEMAHKSPSAQNSKPRPLFSSLKNGMQQLVDSVEARLSPQALRTRTTVSEIGQVGGGWLVSINGTRHPFDAIVLALPATAAGILLSSASPAVSAELKQIAYSSSVTVTLGYERPALQQLPPGFGFLVPRTEGKRMLACTFVHNKFPHRAPPERGIIRCFLGGLHDEGILGLSDAEILNIARLELKQVLGLAAEPRFSRIYRWQKSMAQYGPGHLDRIARIQREVDQIHGLAVAGNAYQGIGVPDCIASGLKAASSILIQLGLSAASATTEPVPTTVRR
- a CDS encoding antibiotic biosynthesis monooxygenase yields the protein MIARVWHGWTKPENANAYEHLLRSEILPGIHRVAGYRGAYLLRSDGKGGDEVAFITITLFDSMDAVRAFAGEDYEKAVILPEAHKLLARFDAKSQHYQAVIQP